A single genomic interval of Littorina saxatilis isolate snail1 linkage group LG17, US_GU_Lsax_2.0, whole genome shotgun sequence harbors:
- the LOC138953157 gene encoding protein c-Fos-like yields MYFAEYNDHDASPYKIYSAFDMDAVSSPHTALMIANNETNSHEVIPSNAMISTFTISPSTYFDQSSDKMLPDHQYSVVPGQNFLVLEQPAEKYFLPDQDVSHAGTQGLLETSGSDESEGPEAETGVHYDTDFQSKQPCSEDMTRKERRREQNRRAAQRCRARRKMREAVVVREMEKEMATMRFLETEVQRLTSQKLQLEMTLMQHGVSASRTDYSFVRGEDTAVSSPYYLPPLPEIFPSVSAADAH; encoded by the exons atgtatttcGCTGAATACAACGACCACGATGCATCACCTTACAAAATCTACAGCGCTTTTGACATGGATGCCGTTTCTTCCCCTCACACTGCACTGATGATTGCGAACAACGAAACAAACAGCCACGAAGTTATTCCATCAAATGCGATGATTTCAACCTTCACGATTTCTCCGTCAACCTATTTCGACCAGAGCAGTGACAAAATGTTGCCAGACCATCAGTATTCTGTGGTGCCAGGACAGAACTTTCTGGTCTTGGAGCAGCCTGCAGAGAAATATTTCCTGCCTGACCAGGATGTGTCTCACGCCGGCACTCAGGGCCTGCTGGAGACGAGCGGAAGTGACGAAAGCGAGGGACCGGAAGCGGAAACCGGTGTTCATTATGACACGGATTTTCAGTCCAAGCAG CCTTGCAGCGAGGACATGACGCGAAAGGAGCGACGCAGGGAACAGAACAGAAGGGCGGCCCAGAGATGTCGGGCCAGGAGAAAGATGAGGGAGGCCGTAGTTGTCAGG GAGATGGAAAAAGAAATGGCGACGATGCGCTTCCTCGAAACAGAAGTACAGCGTCTGACGTCACAGAAACTTCAGCTTGAGATGACGTTAATGCAACATGGCGTCTCCGCGTCGAGAACAGACTACTCGTTTGTCCGAGGGGAGGATACTGCTGTTTCTTCACCATATTACTTGCCTCCCTTGCCGGAAATATTTCCTTCTGTTTCTGCAGCCGATGCTCACTGA